In Zootoca vivipara chromosome 15, rZooViv1.1, whole genome shotgun sequence, the genomic window ttcagcataatggaaaatcccttaaaaaaagggataacttggcagctatggattctatgattctacactcaGAAGGAGAAGGACAAGACCCTGACTCAGAACCAGGGATGGATGAGACCCTGTCCATTTCAGCTTCTCGTTGTATTGGTTTGGTTAAAGAGAGCTGCCTGTCGGGGAATGTTTAGCTGCAATTTTTGTCATGTATAGAAGTGTTTTCTACATGTCCCACAAGTATTTCTCTACTTCCCCATCATGAAGTATCAAAGCAGTGTGCAATATTATTAACTGTGTGATTCCTGTATGGCAGGGATTGGACGAGATCACCCGTGCGATCCCTTCTAAATCGACTATTCCCTTATTCCTCCATATTTTGCAATGCGATTCTGCAAATGAACAAAACGCACgcactgtggggagggggaaagtgtgcaatAATGAAAATGCACGGGGTTGGGGACATGCAGACCCACCTCCCCACCTCCAAGCCAACGCTGCTCGCGTTTCACGGCTCCCCTTTCTCCTCGCCAGCCTCTTCCCCGACAACGACAACGTGGTCAACTTTGCCTCGTGGTTCAGCTTCGCCTTCCCCACCATGGtgctcctgctgttcctctcctgGGTCTGGCTGCTGCTGATGTTCCTGGGCGTGGAGTAAGTCAAGACCCAAGGgggatattggggtgggggtggggggtaggagaAACCCACCTGGAAGAGGGTCACTCCCGTTTCTCCACCCAAGACTGGCATGGAAAAAAGAGAGGCAAAATTCTAGTCCTtatgccttatgcagagtcagaccatgaGCCCATTAACCTCAGggctgcctgcactgactggcagccgtgGCTTgccaggcagggagtctctcccatccccgccctgggactgagccGTCTGCATGCAATACAGGGGCTCTGTCCCTCAGCTACGGACTTTTCAGTGTAGCTGATGTATGGCAATTTCCTGTAATCCAAAATCGGGTTGGGGTAGGGGGTGAGTCTGAGGCccccagggagctgctgccagccagagcagacaATGCAAGGCTAAGTGAGCAAAGGGTGAGCGGGTCTAAGGTAGCTGCTAAGGTTCATATGTTTGGCCCAGTGACACCCACTCTGCCCAGCTGGCTAGGTCTTCTTTTAAAGACTGGTCACAAGGCATTATACTCAATGTTGGAGAGACATTAGGCTCTGCCAGCCACACACCAGCTCACggctatctttctatctatcagtCTATCAGTGCTCTCATAAAATTTATACTGTACTCTGCTGTACTTTAtttccacgggtgtcaaacacaaggcccgggggcctaatccggcccgccagacctcgtcatgtggcccgcgtagccgctgccaacagtagccgctgacagtagttctggagcctgcgattggccgagggtcaaaaccgggggcggggctgcaggcggaggccggggcgctggagccgcgctgatggccttggccagggaatttcaatttcgaatgaggctgagggaggcggtggcacagcggccagacggggaagtgagatgcaggaggaggaggaggaagcctgccgaggaggtaggaaagccctacaggcgccgccggcaaagttggtgccaggacggagcagcgttgcatttttttttttggcgggctttgctgttgtctccgagagtgagtgaggcggcactggggagctgcCGCCTGccgcctcccttcctctcctcggctgcatccgggaggtgggagagcgagcgggcgaaagggacgcggagtgagcctgagggcgaagcgcaacagccgctctcttgatggagccgggtttctctttcctcttcccccgttttctcctcatagacactcgggagggtgcctggcttttgctctgccccccacccccgagccgccctttggcttctcatttccggcggagctgctccccggggggcggccgggagggaggcggcggcgacggcacaggttcctgctcttcccgctctgccgccacctcctctcagcccctcgtgatgtagggctccagatggagtcgcctcgcggtttgagtaggtgggaggggaattttttttggggggggaggttttcaagcctcctctgcctgcagtcccggtagggagaggcggcggcgaagacgacaacagcgcgggtggggggaagagcagctctgaggcgaagatgcacgtccgctggggctgccgccgccttcctcctcgggaaatccgctgccctccctcagcgcgaggggaagggactctggcgctgaggagggaggatgcaaaagcaaagcagggagttggcgctgcaccgcatgttcctgcccctctccaaagcatggggtgggttgcagcgtgtgccatcctgcctagcggggtttgggtgtgcgcagggcgggagagggaagccctctttccatctgcaggcttttaatcccagcagtggctttctccttcctgccgaaggtttagttgagcgccccccccccccggaagccatcgatccccaccttttgttcaaatttccctcgtttacatcccctcccacacacgcgccacgacgcaggaatgtgatccgcgtgggggcgggaatgaccttacattattacaaaaaacagtaataattgaatgcagtgacaataatttatgataataaagagtggacacatagtcctacagacacaaccggccctttgagggtgaccaaactgctgatgcggtcccccgatgaatttgagtttgacacccctgatttatacTGTACCTCAAGATTAACCTAAAACTGTCAATAAGTGAAAGTAACAATagactaaaagcagattaaaacttgcatcGGACTTCTAAGCATCTGGACAGGTTTGTCTAAATGAAATTGTCTTGAGCAGGCGCCGAAAAAAGGTACAGTGAAGACGCCTGCTGgatatcaataggcaaggagttccaaagtgcagccacactaaaaggGCCATTTATTTCAAATACGGAACAGGGGTCTATGTGTCCCGAATCACAACGCAGATCAAAGCGGCCAAATGGGTGTACATGGGGTCAGGTGAACTTACAGGTCAGCTTGCCCCAAGTTGTGAAAAGGGTTTGCACCCAAagagtaacaccttgaacttggtccATGATGAGCAGCCTGTGCAAATCTCAAATCTCACGGCCATCAGCAATTATGCTGCAGCATCCCACACTAAATGCAATTTCCGGATCGAGCTCGAGGGGAGTCCTAcatggagcgcattgcagcaatccaatcTCAAAGGAACCAGGGCACAAATGACTGCGGCAATTTTTTTTGCTGCCAGAGCTGTGCTTGGTCAAAGGCACTTCTGGCCGCGGAGGCTACCCGAGTCTCTAGGGACGGAGCTGGACCCAGAAGCAGGGAACGGCCCCTCTTAAATGGGTTTTGTCCCCCAGGGgaaccacacccacacacccaccccatcttatttctctctgcctttccagctTCCGGAAGAACTTTGGGTGCGGCACCAACGATTCGGAGAAGGCAGGCTCTCAGATGGCCTACCGCATCATCAAGAACCAGCACCAGGCGCTGGGGCCCATGAAGTTCTCCGAAATCACCGTCCTGGTCCTCTTCGTCATCctggtgctgctctggttcacccgGGAGCCGGGCTTCATGCCGGGATGGGCGAGTGCCGCCTTCACCAAGGACGGGAAGAGGTGAGAGAGGGGCGCCCCTTCCCTGCTCCTTCCTGCCCTGGCCTAGAAATGCCctgcctgcttgtgggtttccctcgggggcatctggttggccacaggaaAGAGAGTAGGAAACTGGGCTAGAGGGGGCCCTTTTGCAGCTAGGCTCTTTTTTGTagaacctccagctccagaggcagtctatctggaccTCCAGGTTCTATGGGGCATTTGACCGCTGTGAGACTAGAATGCTGGGCTAgagtggctccctcagccagactCGTCTTGTGACCCTCGCCTGCGGTGTCCATCCTTTCCCCGCAGCTACGTCACTGATGCCACGGTGGTCATCTTCATTTCGATGCTGCTGTTCCTCATCCCCTCGGAGGTGCCCAGATGCGGCTTCCGGAGCAGCACCCCACCAGGAGGTGAGCAATGATGCCCGCAGGCTGCCCCCGCCTAACCTGCAAGTGGTTCGCAGAATTGCAGAggtgggagggacccccaaaggccatctagtccagccccaggGACTCACAGACCCTTTGCATTGCAGGGCAGATCCGGGTGACCCCGCCCCTCCTGGACTGGCCAACCGTCAATCAGAAGATGCCCTGGAACATCGTCATCCTCTTGGGAGGAGGCTTTGCCTTGGCCAAAGGCAGTgaggtgattgttgttgttgttgttgttgttgttgttattggtgtttttttctggggagatgcaggggtacgcatacccgtaaacattttgtgaacctttgtacttttgtccatttactgtacagtgataccttagTTTGCAAccataatttgttctggaggtccggttgtaaaccaaaacaggttgtaacccaagacacactttcgccaatggggcctcccccccaaaaatgagtTGAAATCTTAAAAAAGGGATCCAGGTGGCActgatggttaaaccacagagtctagggcttgctgatcagaaggtcggcggttcgaatccctgcaacggggtgagctcccgttgctcagtcccagctcctgccaacctagcagttcgaaagcacatcaaaaagtgcaagtagataaataggtattgctccggcgggaaggtaaacggcgtttccgtgcgctgctctggttcgccagaagcagctttgtcatgctggccacatgacccagaagctgtctgcagacaaacgccggctccctcggcctatagagcgagatgagcgccgcaaccccagagtcggacacgactggacctgatggtcaggggcccctttacctttacctttacctaatcttaAAAAAGGGACACATGCTTCatggtttgacgtggttgtaatccaaaacggttgcaaaccaaggtacccttgtatccccccccccgatttgaactataaaatggtgattttcttaagtcaaaatgagagtacccctaaacatttttttaggctGAGCGGGAGAGGGCCTGGCCCATGGTCACACTCAGTGAGCTTTATAGCCAagtgagggatttgaaccctggtctctcccaggtgcctagtctgatgctctaaccactacaccgccaCTGTCTCTCACTGTCCCACGAGGTCCCACCGAGATGGGTCAGTGACTTGACTCAGATGAACATCGGCAATGACTCATCCAAAGCACTAGGGGGCGCCCAAGCAGCGCTGAACTGGCACGAGCTGCCATTCGAGGGATGATTGACGTGGCTGCTCTATTATCCCCCTGGGAAGCTCAGCTGCAGCAATATTATTTTAGGAGCCCACCCTACACTTGGGGCTGTAGGTTGCTCTTAATTGCTGCAAGACAccgcagtgtttttttttttaattactgcaaGACACCGCAAAACCTTATCGTGTTGGGTGGTTAAGAAATAAAAATCATAGAacgggagagttggaagggacctccagggTCTAGTCCTGCCATACAGGAATCTCAGCCGAAGCAGAGTAGGGGAGCCACGTTTGCGTGAGAAGCCACGGTCTGCGGTCCTCTGTCTGGTCCACCatcaatgacacccccccccacacacatacacacctgtcCTTTTTCCTTCCAGGCGTCTGGCCTGTCCAAATGGCTGGGGAGCAAGCTGACCCCCCTAGAGACCATCCCTCACCCAGCCATCGCCTTTGTGCTCTGCCTGCTCGTTGCCGTCTTCACCGAGTGCACCAGCAATGTGGCCACCaccaccctcttcctgcccatcCTGGCTTCCATGGTAAGCGCGGCCAAAAGGAAGGACTCGTTCGCGCAGCAAAAAGGGTTgacctgcggaactccctcccccaggaggcgGCTATGTTCCACCGGCTTGGAGGGGTTCCAAAGAGGGTTGGAGACCttcgcagaggaggaggaggaggagaggactatggGTGGCCAACAGGGGCTGCGCTCTGCCCCCATAGTTGGAGGCCACAATGCTTCTGCATGCCAGTTGCTAGAGAAACACAGGAAGGAAGAGGTGCTCgcatgctcggatcctgcttgcgggtttcccattggggcatctgcaaGGACGGAGGCAGGACTAGACAGTGATCCAGCTCTTCTTACGGAGGTTTCTTGTgatagcagaacctccatgcccagggacagtctacctctgaatctCAGACAATGGGGAAGGACAACTGGAGAGTtcctgctgcttgtgggcttcttggggccccctttggcctaatccagccagacacacacaccccaacctccTCCTGTCTTTtgttgcccccccacccccacccccaggctcaGGCCATCTGCCTCAACCCCCTCTACGTGATGTTGCCTTGCACCCTGTCCGCCTCTCTGGCCTTCATGCTCCCGGTGGCCACCCCTCCCAACGCCATCGTCTTCTCCTATGGGCAGCTGCGTGTCATAGACATGGTGAGTGAGTGTCACGCcgttgtagggttggaagggaccctctggggtcatctagtccagcccccgcaAAGCTTGTGTCATCACTTCGGGCTCTGCCCTTCCAGGTGCTtcccagggcgggggggggcgggggggcgcagAGAGAGATGGGTGGTTGTCGAGtgcagcgccctctagtggcCCCGCCTGCAGTGGTGTCCGGTTGCCTATTCAGACTGGTGAGGAGGCAGCGGCCAACAGTGGGCAGAGCCAAGGCCAACGAGAGGCGGAGCCAACTCATTCCAGCTTtgccccccatcctcctcccaagAGGAAGGTGGAAGGAAGCACAGTCATATATCAAGGCACATCTAGGATGGCTGCTCTTTCTTGGGGCAAGGGCTGTAGCTCCGTGGGTAGagcccctgcttggcatgcagaaggtcccaggtctagTTCCgcacagcatctccagggagagttgggaaagactccctgccgGTAATCTTCTGCCTGACGGTGTAGACAATTCTGTTTCGGGCAGCTTCCTAGGTCCTTGTTTAAATCAGCCTTTAATTgacaaccatgaggactagggTCTTAACtttgttttaggagggaagtgCCGTAGGCTCCATGGGATAGagcccctgcttggcatgcagaaggcccatgcttcaatccccagtatctatGGAGCAGGTTCAGAAGGCCCCttccctgaaaccctgaagagctgctgccagtcagcgtaggcAGAACTGAGCTAggatgctgatgatacccagctctacctctcttttaaatcagaaccagtgaaggcggtgaaggtcctgtgtgagtgcttggaggcggttggaggatggatggcggctaacagattgagattgaatcctgacaagacagaagtactgtttgtgggggacaggaggcgggtgggtgtggaggactccctggtcctgaatggggtaactgtgcccctgaaagaccaggtgcgcagcctgggagtcattttagactcacagctgtccatggaggcacaggtcaattctgtgtccagggcagctgtctatcagctccatctggtacgcaggatgagaccctacctgcctgcagactgtctcgccagagtggtgcatgctctagttatctctcgcttggactactgcaatgcgctctacgtggggctacctttgaaggtgacccggaaactacaactaatccagaatgcggcagctagactggtgactgggagcggccgccaagaccacataacaccggtcctgaaagacctacattggctcccagtacgtttccgagcacaattcaaagtgttggtgttgacctttaaagccctaaacggcctcggtccggtatacctgaaggagcgtctccacccccatcgttctgcccggacactgaggtccagctccgagggccttctggcggttccctcactacgagaagccaagttacagggaaccaggcagagggccttctcggtagtggcacccaccctgtggaatgccctcccaccagaggtcaaagagaacaacaattaccagacctttagaaggcatctcaaggcagccctgtttagggaagcttttaatgtttgatggatttctgtattttaatgtttgatggatttctgtattttagaatttctgttttgttggaagccgcccagagtggctgggggaacccggccagatgggcggggtataaataataaattattattattattattattattattattattattattattattattattattataggatcTGTCTGACTCACTCTGCGGCCTCTTCTGGCATCCTGATCTCCTCTCCTTGTGTCCCCAGGTCAAAGCTGGCTGCATGCTGAACTTACTGGGGGTCTTGACCATCACCCTGGCCATCAACACCTGGGGCTTCCCCCTCTTTGACCTCCACAATTTCCCAAACTGGGCAAACGGCACCGCAGGTCAATGCTGAGCCCGGGGACAAGACTCTCTCTCAAATGCGCTTCGGATCCTCGTGTGGCAACTGCTATGCTCTGCTGAGGGACCGGCTCGCTTGGGGGGCCATTGAGGTGCAAACTCAGCCTTCCCAGGCCGGCAGCGGCAACTGTGGACGgggctccccttcctccctcactggGATTTCTTCTGCCCCAGTTGTAGCTGGAAGCTCCCTCCAGGCATCCGTGTGGGGCTTAGCAGTGGGGCAGCTCACCTCACAGACGCAGCATTGTGGGGCAGAAAAGAAATGGCCCCCTCCACCCAGCACCATCTTCCCTGGGCAACACACcacagaatcataaagttgggagggacacccaggggccatccagtccagccccctgcaatccaggaattaCTTctcaagaatccctggcaggcgcccgtccaacttctgtttaaaagcctccagagAAGGGGAGCCCGCCCCCTCCTGGGGTCATGGAATTGTGGATTAGAGagggaccccccaagggtcatttagtccaacccctgcaatgcaggacaatTTCATCAGGCGCAGAGTGCCAGGGTGTCTGGGTGTGTCTTTGTGCCGCTGTTGCTGCGGAGTAGTTCTGTGTGAGCCACAACAGCGGACAGGCAGAGCCAAGACCCCCCCCAACCTCCTTGTGACCCCACCAGTCGCTGGGCACCCTGGTCATCGTGCCTATTGGTGCCTGCCAGCTTCCAAGGAGGTCGGGCTTCCAGGCCCCTGGGAAAAACACAACAGCTCTTTTGTGCAATAAAAGTGTGGGCCAAAACTGTATTGTGATTGTTCTGCTGAGTTTAAGGGGGTCCGTGGAtcacacacagtcacacacatacacagagtctACTTAAAGCACTTTTATCTCACttcagccaaataataataatccatagtACCTCACAAATATCAGTGATAACAGCCTCTGAGCTCAAGTTTTACAGACACGACACAGAAGGAAAGAGTGTccggagggaagaagaaaaaagcaagctCTGGCACTAGTTCTTATCTATGgttatcagggccggatttaggtttgatgaggctctaagctcctgaagggaatggggccctttatatgtccagctgtgctttgtcaacaacaaaagtgttgctgttttttgtgttgaatagatgctatatggtaatttgtgaacctaataggtatctcaagccatttgcccatgttgccatgcaaccagtccatgcagaatgtaggcaccctatatatagaaaggagaaaaccagtgatatttggggagcaggctagcaggcggggcccatgacttacaccataggagcctacacaacacaaaacactgttgttgtatgtgggctttattttatttgttttttatcttatatgttggaaatgtacatccaggtttccctcccccctttaaatTGTTTTGGGGGCCCcgagagagtggggccctgagctagagcttgtttagcttctacGTCAATCCGCCACTGATGGTTCTGCATTTCCTTACATTCATAGCCCATCTTTCCTCcacggagctcaaggtggcctttgTGATTTGCCtcctctcacaacaaccctgcgagggaggttaTGCTGAGAAAGGAAGAGGCTGTGAGACTGGCCCCCACGGTCTTCCAGCGGAAGCCacgtggccgagtggggatttgaaccctggtctctctcaggtcctagtccggcCCTCTAACCCAGGcaatcccaaactgcggccctccagatgttttggcctacaactcccatgatccctcgctaacaggaccagtggtcggggaagatgggaattgtagtccaaaacatctggagggccgaagtttgggggtgcctgctctaaccactacaccactgctgCCTGGACCTCGCTCacccaggaggcagtgacagccaacAACtcggatagctttaaaagaggatggggcaGATTCATGGAtggagagggctatggatggctcTGCTCCTCGGACTCCCCATTTGGAGGCAGCGAAGCTTCTgactcccagttgctggaagccaaaggaggggagagggctctggggctCGGATCCTGTTTGCCTGTTTCCCATGCCGGCTCCTGGCTGgccctgtgaggacaggaggctggagCAGGTGGGCTCCAGCAAGCTCTTACCTTCTTACCTCCATGACACGATCCTTTGCTTGTACACAGTTTGTGAGTTGACCATCCTTTAAAGTTCAGCTCACCCCTTTTCTTTATTAGTTTGCAAGATTTTAAAGCAAGTTTGCATGAAAATTCACGCACAATTTTGTACGCCTCTCTTCTGAACTAGGCAGGTTTGTTCAATATATtcatcctcttccccccccccaagccatcctCCCTAATTTAATGTGTGTTTGCACATGGTTTCCCTTAAATGCATGCACTtttatacacttttaaaaaaaattaaaaagctactttgcaaaattcagaaacgaTGGtcatcttctgatgttcttatattttacatattttttcgctgttccagtgcttttttttctttaaaaaaatgtttaggggtactctcattttgactaaaaaataaatcattttatagttcaaatcgggggaaatgaatacagtaaatggacaaaagtacaaagattcacaaaatgtttaggggtatgcatacccttgtgtgtccccctgaaaaaaagcactggttctgcctatattttaaattttaaacaaaCACGGCTGCCCATTTTGCAGCTGCCTTCAGTCTCAGGCTTACGACTCCCTCCACGAAGGATTTGCATGGGGGACCCGCCTCGTTTGGGAACTGCGGCTCTGAGCATCTCGGGGAACAGCCTGGGCACACACCCTTGCCCTCCCTCTGCTCCAGGCCTGATCCTTATCATGCGGCTGGTAAAACAAGTACCAATTTGGCAAGATGCTG contains:
- the SLC13A2 gene encoding solute carrier family 13 member 2, whose translation is MWREILAHRNYLIVLLTPFLFLPLPVLLPYKEAQCGYTIILMALFWCTEALPLAVTALLPVLLFPLMGIMDSTTVCMEYLKDTNMLFIGGLLVAIAVEHWDLHKRIALRVLLLIGVRPGLLLMGFMAVTAFLSMWISNTATTAMMVPIAQAVLEQLHRSEVERLQAKEAVAKKGTVNGGFELQETAHQQVNGHVVTVEKEKVSREQEQLEKKHLTFCKGMSLSVCYAASIGGIATLTGTTPNLVMKGQMDDLFPDNDNVVNFASWFSFAFPTMVLLLFLSWVWLLLMFLGVDFRKNFGCGTNDSEKAGSQMAYRIIKNQHQALGPMKFSEITVLVLFVILVLLWFTREPGFMPGWASAAFTKDGKSYVTDATVVIFISMLLFLIPSEVPRCGFRSSTPPGGQIRVTPPLLDWPTVNQKMPWNIVILLGGGFALAKGSEASGLSKWLGSKLTPLETIPHPAIAFVLCLLVAVFTECTSNVATTTLFLPILASMAQAICLNPLYVMLPCTLSASLAFMLPVATPPNAIVFSYGQLRVIDMVKAGCMLNLLGVLTITLAINTWGFPLFDLHNFPNWANGTAGQC